The DNA sequence CAGATGGTTATCCGCCAGGCTGACAATTTTGTAAAAAAAATCATCATCTGCAAAAGCAGATGAATCCACCCACTTCCGCAGCTCCAGAAGCTGGGCATCTTCTGCCTTGCGCATGACCAGCCACAGGCAGTCCATCTCAATCAGGTACTTGGTTTCCCTGACATCATGCTTTGATCTTTCATCCTGCAGGATGAATGTACTCAATAATTGTACAAGCTGGTGCCCCCTGAAGTCACGGATGAATGTCCCTTCCCCGCGCCTTGTCTCAATAAGGCCAAGCAGTTCAAGCGCCCGCAGCGCTTCCCGGACGGAAGAGCGCCCGACATTCAGGCGCTCTGTCAGTTCCCGTTCAGAAGGCAATTTGTCCCCAGGCTTCAAGCCATCCTCCTGGATCATCGATCTTAATTCTTTCACGATTTCAACATATACTTTGGAGCCTTCCGACAAATTCACGCTCTCTGATCACTCACTTTTTCCAATGACTGCAAGTCTGCTTGTTTTTGCCTTTACTTCTTCAGGATCCACTTTGATCCTGGCTACGCCCGTCTCCATGGCTGCCCTCGCTACCGCTGCAGCCACCGCCGGCGCAACCCTCGGATCAAACGGTCCCGGAATGACGTAGTCTGCAGTCAGCTCTTCTGTGCTGACCAGGCTTGCAATTGCTTCGACCGCAGCCACTTTCATTTTCTCATTTATATGTGTTGCCCTCACATCCAGGGCTCCGCGGAAGATTCCGGGAAAAGCAAGGACATTATTCACCTGGTTAGGGAAATCCGACCTTCCGGTGCCCACAACCATTGCGCCTGCCTCTTTTGCTTCTTCAGGCATG is a window from the Bacillus infantis NRRL B-14911 genome containing:
- a CDS encoding FadR/GntR family transcriptional regulator, whose product is MIQEDGLKPGDKLPSERELTERLNVGRSSVREALRALELLGLIETRRGEGTFIRDFRGHQLVQLLSTFILQDERSKHDVRETKYLIEMDCLWLVMRKAEDAQLLELRKWVDSSAFADDDFFYKIVSLADNHLFIRMWLILKDYYNSLHLQGADATLEEYTNLIDALSTRKESEVRRVYRDLRKLSIQR